A genome region from Gossypium hirsutum isolate 1008001.06 chromosome A04, Gossypium_hirsutum_v2.1, whole genome shotgun sequence includes the following:
- the LOC121228153 gene encoding 60S acidic ribosomal protein P2B isoform X2, whose amino-acid sequence MKVVAAYFLAVLGSKTNPSAADIKKILASDTFNTNLYLFSGFYFLLSVSVSALGNALVFGAEADDDKIQLLLSEMKGKDVTEIIASGREKLASVPCGGGGVVAAAPGASAAAGTPAAAEAKKEEKVEEKAESSDDDMGFSLFD is encoded by the exons ATGAAGGTTGTTGCTGCATATTTTTTAGCTGTACTGGGAAGCAAAACCAACCCATCTGCTGCTGATATTAAAAAAATCCTTGCTTCCGATACCTTTAACACAAACCTTTACCTTTTTTCTggcttttatttccttttatctGTTTCAGTATCTGCACTTGGTAATGCATTAGTTT TTGGAGCTGAAGCTGATGATGACAAGATTCAACTTCTATTGTCTGAGATGAAGGGAAAAGATGTGACGGAAATTATTGCATCTGGGAGGGAAAAGCTTGCCTCAGTTCCCTGCGGTGGTGGTGGCGTAGTAGCCGCTGCACCTGGGGCTAGTGCTGCTGCCGGCACTCCAGCTGCAGCTGAGGCtaagaaagaagagaaagtgGAGGAGAAAGCGGAATCCTCGGACGAT gatATGGGCTTCAGTCTCTTCGATTGA
- the LOC121228153 gene encoding 60S acidic ribosomal protein P2A isoform X1: MLLPSTPVIDSIHSLFAVKKKREEDNEVGAEADDDKIQLLLSEMKGKDVTEIIASGREKLASVPCGGGGVVAAAPGASAAAGTPAAAEAKKEEKVEEKAESSDDDMGFSLFD, encoded by the exons ATGCTTCTTCCATCAACGCCGGTTATTGATTCTATACACTCGTTG tttgcagtgaagaagaaaagagaagaggatAATGAAG TTGGAGCTGAAGCTGATGATGACAAGATTCAACTTCTATTGTCTGAGATGAAGGGAAAAGATGTGACGGAAATTATTGCATCTGGGAGGGAAAAGCTTGCCTCAGTTCCCTGCGGTGGTGGTGGCGTAGTAGCCGCTGCACCTGGGGCTAGTGCTGCTGCCGGCACTCCAGCTGCAGCTGAGGCtaagaaagaagagaaagtgGAGGAGAAAGCGGAATCCTCGGACGAT gatATGGGCTTCAGTCTCTTCGATTGA